From Enterococcus wangshanyuanii, the proteins below share one genomic window:
- the deoB gene encoding phosphopentomutase — protein MFKRVHLIVMDSVGIGEAPDAEKFGDVGSDTLGHIAKEAGLTIPNLENLGLGTIAPLHNVEAVADHKGYATKLEEVSVGKDTMTGHWEIMGLNIQKPFRVFPDGFPEELLKQIEEFSGRKIVCNKPYSGTAVIDDYGKHQMETGDLIVYTSADPVLQIAAHEEIIPLEELYRICEYVREITKDEPYMIGRIIARPYIGEPGNFTRTSNRHDYALDPFGHTVLDSLKDNGKDVIAVGKINDIFNGQGITDSVRTKSNMDGVDQLLNVMKRDFDGLSFTNLVDFDALYGHRRDVVGYAHAIEAFDLRLPEIIDAMTDDDLLMITADHGNDPTFPGTDHTREYVPLLVYSKKMNGQGSLTQGHYADISATIAENFGVPKTENGASFLDKLV, from the coding sequence ATGTTTAAACGTGTACATTTAATCGTAATGGATTCAGTAGGAATCGGAGAAGCGCCGGATGCTGAGAAATTTGGAGATGTCGGCAGTGATACGTTAGGGCATATTGCAAAAGAAGCAGGCTTGACGATTCCTAATTTAGAAAATCTAGGGTTAGGAACGATTGCCCCTCTTCATAATGTAGAAGCAGTCGCTGATCATAAAGGATACGCAACAAAATTAGAAGAAGTTTCTGTCGGTAAAGATACAATGACAGGACATTGGGAAATCATGGGGTTGAACATTCAAAAGCCTTTCCGCGTTTTCCCGGACGGATTTCCAGAGGAACTGTTAAAACAAATTGAAGAATTTTCAGGACGCAAAATCGTCTGTAACAAACCTTATAGTGGTACAGCTGTTATCGATGATTATGGTAAACACCAAATGGAAACCGGTGATCTGATCGTCTACACTTCAGCGGATCCAGTATTGCAAATTGCTGCACACGAAGAAATCATCCCATTGGAAGAATTGTATCGTATTTGCGAATATGTCCGTGAAATCACCAAGGACGAACCGTATATGATCGGTCGGATCATCGCTCGTCCATATATTGGCGAGCCTGGCAACTTTACAAGAACAAGCAATCGTCATGATTATGCTCTAGATCCATTTGGTCATACAGTGTTAGACTCATTGAAAGACAACGGTAAAGATGTGATTGCAGTAGGGAAAATCAATGATATCTTCAATGGGCAAGGAATCACTGATTCTGTTCGTACGAAAAGCAATATGGACGGTGTGGATCAATTATTGAATGTAATGAAAAGAGATTTTGATGGTCTGAGCTTTACAAATTTAGTTGACTTTGATGCGTTGTATGGTCATCGTCGTGATGTTGTAGGGTACGCTCATGCAATCGAAGCATTTGATTTACGTTTGCCTGAAATCATTGATGCGATGACAGATGATGACTTATTGATGATCACCGCTGACCACGGCAATGATCCGACTTTCCCAGGAACGGATCATACAAGAGAATACGTTCCGCTATTGGTTTACAGCAAAAAAATGAACGGTCAAGGCAGTCTAACGCAAGGACATTATGCCGATATCTCAGCGACGATCGCTGAAAACTTTGGTGTTCCGAAAACTGAAAACGGCGCAAGCTTCTTAGATAAATTAGTATAG
- a CDS encoding recombinase family protein, translating to MKLIGYARTTIIDNDLDAQISRLSTFGCDEIHHESFDVTDDKQLTSELESVLSKLQADDTLVICRLNRLGRSTRQLTELIQEFKGSGIHLVSLDDEIDTREPMGEIYFKTMNSLATMECNLIKERTLVGLNNARRKGKIGGRPKIDGRTVKRIRHLYHEKRETIQFIASKCNVSIGTCYKYINLTETEAAKFSQ from the coding sequence ATGAAATTAATTGGTTATGCACGAACAACGATTATTGATAACGATCTAGATGCTCAGATCAGCAGACTGAGCACCTTCGGCTGTGACGAGATACATCATGAATCTTTCGACGTCACTGATGACAAGCAATTGACCTCTGAATTGGAATCCGTTTTAAGCAAACTTCAGGCAGATGATACGCTTGTGATATGCCGTTTGAATCGTTTGGGACGATCTACTCGTCAACTGACTGAACTGATTCAAGAATTTAAAGGTTCCGGTATTCACCTAGTTAGCTTGGATGATGAAATCGACACACGTGAGCCAATGGGCGAAATCTACTTTAAGACGATGAACAGTTTAGCGACGATGGAGTGTAACTTGATCAAAGAACGCACACTCGTCGGGTTGAACAACGCACGCAGAAAAGGAAAAATTGGCGGACGCCCAAAAATCGATGGTCGAACAGTCAAACGAATTCGCCATTTATATCATGAAAAACGCGAAACCATCCAATTCATTGCTTCAAAATGCAATGTTTCAATCGGCACTTGCTATAAGTATATCAATTTGACAGAAACTGAAGCAGCAAAATTTTCTCAATAA
- a CDS encoding purine-nucleoside phosphorylase: MTKLSEMLTETTGFLKEKGIGQVDFGLILGSGLGELADEIENAIAIPFSEVPHFAVSAVVGHAGKLVYGTLSGKKVLALQGRFHYYEGHSMQTVTYPVRMMAAIGAHSIIVTNAAGGVNESFTPGNLMLITDHINFTGDNPLIGENDDDMGPRFPDMSHAYTPSYAEAVRKVAKEQNVPLQEGVYMGFSGPTYETPAEIRMARTMGADAVGMSTVSEVIVAAHSGLNVLGISCITNLAAGMQSTLNHAEVVETTERVKGQFKELVKASLAAL; encoded by the coding sequence ATGACGAAACTAAGTGAAATGTTGACAGAAACAACTGGTTTTTTAAAAGAAAAAGGGATCGGTCAAGTAGACTTTGGCTTGATTCTTGGTTCTGGATTAGGTGAGTTAGCAGATGAAATCGAAAACGCAATTGCAATTCCATTTTCAGAAGTTCCTCACTTTGCTGTATCTGCAGTTGTAGGACATGCTGGGAAGCTAGTTTATGGGACTCTTTCTGGTAAAAAGGTTTTGGCATTACAAGGTCGTTTTCATTATTATGAAGGGCATTCGATGCAGACGGTTACTTATCCTGTAAGAATGATGGCGGCAATCGGTGCGCATTCAATAATCGTGACAAACGCTGCTGGCGGTGTAAATGAAAGCTTCACACCTGGTAATTTGATGTTGATCACAGACCACATCAATTTTACTGGTGATAATCCATTGATCGGTGAAAATGATGATGACATGGGACCGCGTTTCCCAGACATGAGTCATGCTTATACGCCGAGCTACGCTGAAGCAGTAAGGAAAGTAGCAAAAGAACAAAATGTTCCGCTGCAAGAAGGTGTTTATATGGGCTTTTCTGGTCCAACTTATGAAACGCCTGCTGAAATTCGGATGGCTCGTACAATGGGAGCAGACGCAGTTGGGATGTCTACAGTATCAGAGGTTATCGTAGCAGCTCATAGCGGATTGAACGTGTTAGGAATTTCTTGTATTACAAACTTAGCGGCTGGGATGCAAAGCACATTGAACCATGCAGAGGTTGTAGAGACGACAGAACGTGTTAAAGGGCAGTTCAAAGAGTTGGTCAAAGCGAGCTTAGCAGCTCTATAA
- a CDS encoding iron-containing alcohol dehydrogenase, whose amino-acid sequence MDNFRFYVPTDIRFGKDRLATELTEVLDTYGKNVLLVYGGGSIKKNGLYDQVVSLLEESGHQIVELSGVEPNPRIETVRKGVELCREHHVDVILAVGGGSTIDCSKVIAAGVFSEEDPWEIVLGRRGYQGEALPIVTILTLAATGSEMNAGAVISNMSTNQKLGVGGPAMMPKVSFLDPSNTFTVPAYQTAAGSADILSHLFESYFNVTEGTDVQDFVSEGLMRSVIKHCPIALKEPNNYDSRANLMWASSLALNGLTRGGKHGVWSCHAMEHELSAFYDITHGIGLAILTPRWMAYVLSEQTVGKFAQFAKNVWDITEVDKMKAAKQGIQATYDYFKACGIPMTLPEVGIESEKFAEMAKQAVAHSTIKTDAFVPLDKKDVEAIYQECLTESAFV is encoded by the coding sequence ATGGATAATTTTCGTTTTTATGTACCGACAGATATTCGTTTTGGAAAAGACCGTCTAGCGACTGAGCTAACTGAGGTTTTAGACACTTACGGGAAAAATGTTCTACTAGTATATGGTGGAGGCAGTATTAAGAAAAATGGGTTATATGATCAAGTCGTGAGCCTATTGGAAGAAAGTGGACATCAGATCGTTGAGTTGAGCGGAGTAGAGCCGAATCCTCGGATCGAGACAGTTCGTAAAGGTGTTGAATTATGTCGTGAACATCACGTAGATGTGATTTTAGCCGTAGGCGGTGGTTCAACGATCGATTGTTCTAAAGTAATTGCTGCTGGCGTATTCAGTGAAGAAGATCCTTGGGAAATCGTTTTAGGCAGAAGAGGCTACCAAGGTGAGGCATTACCGATCGTGACGATTTTAACACTTGCGGCTACAGGAAGTGAAATGAATGCCGGTGCGGTGATCTCAAACATGTCGACAAATCAAAAGTTGGGTGTTGGTGGACCTGCGATGATGCCGAAAGTCTCATTTCTTGATCCATCAAATACCTTTACCGTACCAGCTTATCAAACAGCAGCAGGTTCTGCAGATATTTTGAGTCATTTGTTTGAAAGTTATTTCAATGTGACGGAAGGGACGGATGTCCAAGATTTTGTTTCGGAAGGCTTGATGCGTTCAGTGATCAAACATTGTCCGATCGCTTTAAAGGAACCGAATAATTATGATTCCCGTGCCAATTTAATGTGGGCGAGCAGCTTAGCGTTGAACGGATTGACACGAGGCGGAAAACACGGCGTTTGGTCTTGCCATGCAATGGAACATGAGTTAAGTGCTTTTTACGATATCACACATGGCATCGGGTTAGCTATTTTGACACCTCGCTGGATGGCTTATGTATTGTCGGAACAAACGGTAGGTAAATTTGCTCAGTTTGCTAAAAACGTTTGGGATATCACGGAAGTAGATAAAATGAAAGCGGCTAAGCAAGGGATTCAAGCGACTTATGACTACTTCAAAGCTTGTGGAATTCCGATGACGTTGCCGGAAGTTGGGATTGAATCTGAGAAGTTTGCAGAAATGGCTAAACAAGCAGTCGCGCATAGTACGATCAAAACAGATGCGTTTGTGCCTTTGGATAAAAAGGATGTTGAAGCGATTTACCAAGAATGCTTAACGGAGTCTGCTTTTGTCTAA
- the deoD gene encoding purine-nucleoside phosphorylase: MSVHIEAKTGEIADKILLPGDPLRAKYIAETFLENPVCYNQVRGMLGYTGTYKGERVSVQGTGMGMPSATIYAHELINSYGVKKLIRVGTCGSISEKVKIRDLVIAQAAATPSSMIRNDFPKYDFPQIASFDMLLKSYTVAKDKGFTTHVGNVLSDDVFYKESMDEVFKLGKLGVLAIEMEAAALYYLAAKFDVQALAIMTVSDSLVTGEETTAEERQTTFNDMIEVGLETALYS; encoded by the coding sequence ATGAGTGTTCATATCGAGGCAAAAACAGGTGAGATCGCAGATAAAATTTTATTACCAGGAGATCCGTTGCGTGCAAAATACATTGCGGAAACCTTTTTAGAAAATCCAGTTTGTTATAACCAAGTAAGAGGAATGCTGGGCTATACAGGAACTTACAAAGGTGAACGCGTTTCTGTTCAGGGAACGGGAATGGGGATGCCTTCTGCTACGATTTACGCCCATGAATTGATCAATTCTTACGGTGTGAAAAAATTGATTCGTGTAGGAACATGCGGTTCGATTTCTGAGAAAGTCAAAATTAGAGATTTAGTGATTGCTCAAGCAGCGGCAACACCCTCATCAATGATCCGCAATGATTTTCCTAAATATGATTTTCCGCAAATCGCAAGTTTTGATATGCTGTTAAAATCATATACAGTGGCAAAAGACAAAGGCTTTACAACTCATGTGGGTAATGTATTGTCTGATGACGTATTTTACAAAGAAAGTATGGATGAAGTCTTTAAACTGGGTAAATTAGGTGTTCTTGCTATTGAAATGGAAGCGGCGGCGTTGTATTATTTAGCAGCTAAATTTGATGTGCAGGCTTTAGCGATCATGACGGTTAGTGATAGCTTAGTAACTGGTGAAGAGACAACTGCTGAAGAACGCCAAACGACATTCAATGATATGATCGAAGTTGGTTTAGAAACAGCACTTTATAGTTAA
- a CDS encoding BMP family lipoprotein: MKKAKLFGFGLTALALTVALAACGGGKKDGTDSTGGNSAGGDADHSVVIVTDIGGVDDRSFNQSAWEGLQAWGKEHDLKKGADGFDYIQSNDASEYVTNIDTAVSNGFKTVFGIGYLLADSISTAADANPDTQFGIIDSVIEGKDNVVSATFKDQEASYLAGVAAAHTTKTNTVGFIGGEEGAVIDRFEAGFHQGVIDTAKELNKDIKVEIEYAASFGDPAKGKALAASMYQKGADIIFHASGGTGQGVFQEAKDLNETGSKDKVWVIGVDSDQDKEGKYKTKDGKEDNFTLTSTLKGVGAAVQDISNRALEDKFPGGEHLVYGLKDGGVDLTKGYLSDEAQKAVDKAKEEIIDEKITVPEVPKDVKE, encoded by the coding sequence ATGAAAAAAGCGAAATTATTTGGTTTTGGCTTGACTGCACTAGCATTAACAGTGGCATTAGCAGCTTGTGGCGGCGGTAAAAAAGATGGGACAGATTCAACAGGCGGAAACTCAGCAGGCGGCGACGCAGATCACAGCGTAGTGATAGTAACAGATATCGGTGGTGTAGATGACCGTTCATTTAACCAATCAGCTTGGGAAGGGTTACAAGCTTGGGGGAAAGAGCATGATCTTAAAAAAGGAGCAGACGGTTTTGATTATATCCAATCAAACGACGCTTCTGAATACGTAACAAACATCGATACAGCAGTTTCTAACGGATTTAAAACAGTCTTTGGGATCGGTTACCTATTAGCTGATTCTATCAGTACAGCAGCAGATGCAAATCCAGATACACAATTCGGTATCATTGATAGTGTCATTGAAGGCAAAGACAATGTCGTTTCTGCAACATTTAAAGACCAAGAAGCTTCTTATTTAGCGGGTGTAGCAGCCGCTCATACAACAAAAACAAACACTGTAGGTTTCATTGGTGGTGAAGAAGGCGCGGTTATCGACCGTTTTGAAGCTGGTTTCCATCAAGGTGTTATCGATACAGCGAAAGAATTAAACAAAGATATCAAAGTTGAGATCGAATATGCCGCTTCATTTGGTGATCCTGCTAAAGGAAAAGCATTAGCAGCTTCTATGTACCAAAAAGGCGCTGACATCATCTTCCATGCTTCAGGCGGTACAGGCCAAGGGGTCTTCCAAGAAGCAAAAGATTTAAATGAAACTGGTTCAAAAGATAAAGTTTGGGTTATCGGTGTAGATAGTGACCAAGACAAAGAAGGTAAATACAAAACAAAAGACGGTAAAGAAGATAACTTCACTTTGACATCAACACTTAAAGGTGTAGGTGCTGCGGTTCAAGATATTTCTAACCGTGCGTTAGAAGATAAATTCCCTGGCGGCGAACACTTAGTTTACGGTTTGAAAGACGGCGGTGTTGATTTGACAAAAGGTTACTTATCAGATGAAGCACAAAAAGCGGTCGATAAAGCAAAAGAAGAAATCATCGATGAAAAAATCACTGTTCCAGAAGTACCAAAAGATGTAAAAGAATAG
- a CDS encoding cytidine deaminase, which yields MTVKQEWLAIADEALTKAYVPYSHFPVGACLVTKAGQTYQGVNIENASYGLTNCAERTAIFKAVSEGERDFQHLVIAGNTPEPISPCGACRQVMAEFCAPDMPVTLVGEHGVTKETTVSELLPYAFTEKDL from the coding sequence ATGACAGTAAAACAAGAATGGTTGGCGATCGCTGATGAGGCGCTGACAAAAGCATATGTACCCTATTCACACTTTCCGGTAGGTGCGTGCTTAGTAACTAAAGCAGGCCAAACTTATCAAGGCGTTAACATCGAAAATGCGTCGTATGGCTTAACTAACTGTGCAGAACGAACAGCAATATTTAAAGCCGTTTCAGAAGGCGAGCGTGATTTCCAACATTTAGTGATTGCTGGAAATACTCCGGAACCAATTTCTCCATGTGGAGCATGCCGTCAGGTCATGGCTGAATTTTGTGCGCCTGATATGCCGGTGACGCTAGTTGGTGAACACGGGGTGACAAAAGAAACAACAGTTTCTGAGTTGCTGCCGTATGCATTTACTGAAAAAGATCTATAA
- a CDS encoding 2,3-diphosphoglycerate-dependent phosphoglycerate mutase, translated as MPKLVFSRHGLSEWNALNQFTGWVDVDLAPEGIEEAKEGGRKIKEAGIEFDIAFTSVLTRAIKTCNLILENSDQLWVPQVKSWRLNERHYGKLQGLNKKETAEKYGDDQVHIWRRSYDTLPPLLEVTDPTSAANDRRYAMLDKRDVPGGENLKVTLERALPFWQDEIAPALLDNKTVLVAAHGNSLRALAKHIEGISDEDIMDLEIPTGQPLVYELNDDLTVAKKYYL; from the coding sequence ATGCCAAAATTAGTTTTTTCTCGTCATGGACTTAGTGAATGGAATGCATTGAACCAATTTACAGGTTGGGTCGATGTAGATTTAGCACCTGAAGGAATCGAAGAAGCCAAAGAAGGCGGACGTAAAATCAAAGAAGCTGGAATCGAATTCGATATTGCTTTCACTTCAGTTTTAACACGCGCAATCAAAACATGTAACTTAATCTTGGAAAACTCAGATCAATTGTGGGTACCACAAGTAAAATCTTGGCGCTTAAACGAACGTCACTATGGTAAATTACAAGGTTTGAATAAAAAAGAAACTGCTGAAAAATATGGAGATGACCAAGTACACATCTGGCGTCGTTCTTACGACACTCTTCCTCCACTATTGGAAGTAACAGATCCTACTTCTGCAGCAAACGATCGTCGTTATGCTATGTTAGACAAACGCGATGTACCAGGCGGAGAAAACTTAAAAGTAACGCTAGAACGCGCTTTACCTTTCTGGCAAGATGAGATCGCTCCTGCCTTACTAGATAATAAAACTGTTTTAGTTGCAGCACACGGTAACTCACTACGTGCCTTAGCTAAACATATCGAAGGTATTTCAGATGAAGATATCATGGATCTTGAAATCCCAACAGGTCAACCACTTGTTTATGAATTAAACGATGACCTAACAGTAGCTAAAAAATACTACTTATAA
- a CDS encoding ABC transporter permease, translating into MNNRSEKIRNILVPILSVLMGFILGAIIMLISGQDPIAGYQAMLKTAFQSPKSIGEIFVTAAPLIFTALGFAVANSAGFFNIGLSGQALCGWVTSIWVALAMPDAPRFLVLPVAVLAGALAGALAAAIPGLLRAFFGTSEVIVTIMLNYVFLYTSTHIVNNVMSKDYMSNKGVTKVIGENASLRTEFLKEISSGSRLNIGIFMALIFLVLIWFLMKKTTLGYEIRSVGLNPFASEYAGMSSKRTIVMSMVISGTLAGLGGVVLGLGTFGNFFVQGSSLSIGFDGMAISLLGAGSSVGIFLSALLFSVLKLGGQGMPLRAGVPIELVDVVIAAIIFFVAISYLIRFVLAKASGSKKEVAIVEELDGKSDQTSQEGGKI; encoded by the coding sequence TTGAATAATCGATCAGAAAAAATACGGAATATTTTAGTGCCTATATTATCGGTACTGATGGGCTTTATACTTGGCGCAATTATTATGCTTATTTCTGGTCAAGATCCAATTGCTGGATATCAAGCGATGCTTAAAACTGCTTTCCAAAGTCCGAAAAGTATCGGTGAAATTTTTGTGACAGCAGCACCATTGATTTTTACAGCTTTAGGATTCGCGGTGGCGAATTCTGCTGGCTTCTTTAATATCGGTCTTTCAGGGCAAGCGCTGTGCGGCTGGGTAACAAGTATCTGGGTAGCATTGGCGATGCCGGATGCACCACGTTTTCTGGTATTGCCTGTTGCTGTATTAGCAGGTGCCTTAGCGGGTGCTTTAGCAGCAGCGATTCCTGGTTTATTACGAGCTTTCTTCGGTACAAGTGAAGTAATCGTTACGATCATGTTAAACTATGTTTTCCTTTATACAAGTACACATATCGTGAATAACGTGATGTCAAAAGATTACATGAGCAACAAAGGTGTAACGAAAGTAATTGGAGAAAATGCAAGCTTACGTACAGAGTTTTTGAAAGAGATAAGTAGTGGTTCACGTTTGAATATCGGGATTTTTATGGCACTTATTTTCTTAGTCTTGATTTGGTTTTTAATGAAGAAAACGACTTTGGGCTATGAGATCCGTTCGGTGGGGTTGAATCCTTTTGCTTCAGAGTATGCAGGGATGAGCAGCAAACGAACGATCGTGATGTCGATGGTGATCTCAGGGACATTAGCCGGTCTTGGCGGTGTGGTTCTTGGATTAGGAACATTTGGCAACTTCTTTGTTCAAGGGTCTTCATTGAGTATTGGTTTTGACGGAATGGCGATCTCTCTATTAGGAGCAGGTAGCTCTGTCGGAATATTCCTGTCCGCGCTCCTTTTCAGTGTACTGAAGCTTGGCGGTCAAGGTATGCCGTTACGTGCCGGTGTTCCGATCGAATTAGTCGATGTAGTGATCGCAGCGATCATCTTCTTTGTCGCAATCAGCTACCTTATCCGTTTTGTCTTAGCGAAAGCTTCAGGTAGTAAAAAAGAAGTAGCGATCGTTGAAGAATTAGACGGAAAATCAGACCAAACAAGTCAAGAAGGAGGAAAAATCTAA
- a CDS encoding ABC transporter permease: MNIALIAVLAPIITQTLVYSTPLVFTALGGTFSERSGIVNVGLEGIMVMGAFSSVVFNLTFAETFGAATPWLACLVGGVVGMLFSLLHAVATINLRADHIISGTVVNLMAPALGIFLIKVIYGKGQTDTITESFGYFSFPILKDIPILGDLFFKQTTLPAFVAILVAILSWFVLFKTHFGLRLRAVGENPQAADTLGINVYLMRYSGVLISGFLGGIGGAVFAQTIAGRFAVTTIAGQGFISMAAMIFGKWNPLGAMGAALFFGFAQNISIAGSNLPVISSIPAVYLQAAPYVLTIIVLVVFLGKASGPKAIGKNYIKSK, encoded by the coding sequence ATGAATATTGCATTAATCGCTGTACTAGCGCCGATTATTACACAAACGTTGGTTTATTCCACTCCTCTGGTCTTTACGGCTTTGGGCGGAACGTTCTCTGAGCGTAGTGGTATTGTAAACGTAGGTCTTGAAGGGATCATGGTCATGGGAGCCTTCAGTTCAGTCGTCTTCAACTTAACGTTCGCTGAGACCTTTGGTGCGGCAACGCCTTGGCTAGCTTGTTTAGTCGGTGGAGTAGTTGGGATGTTGTTCTCGTTGCTTCATGCAGTTGCGACGATCAATTTAAGAGCAGATCATATCATCAGCGGAACAGTAGTCAATTTAATGGCGCCTGCTTTAGGGATTTTCTTGATCAAAGTGATTTACGGAAAAGGTCAAACAGATACGATTACAGAGTCATTTGGTTATTTTTCGTTTCCGATTTTGAAAGATATTCCGATTCTAGGTGATTTATTCTTTAAACAAACTACGTTGCCTGCATTTGTAGCCATTTTAGTGGCGATCTTATCTTGGTTCGTGCTGTTCAAAACGCATTTTGGGTTACGTCTGCGTGCAGTAGGTGAAAATCCTCAAGCGGCAGATACACTTGGGATCAATGTTTACTTGATGCGTTATTCAGGTGTACTGATTTCTGGGTTTTTAGGTGGTATCGGCGGAGCAGTTTTTGCTCAAACGATCGCTGGACGTTTTGCAGTCACAACGATTGCTGGACAAGGATTTATTTCAATGGCAGCGATGATTTTTGGTAAATGGAATCCGTTAGGTGCGATGGGGGCAGCCTTATTCTTCGGTTTTGCGCAAAACATCAGTATTGCCGGTTCAAACTTACCAGTGATTTCTTCGATCCCGGCGGTTTATTTACAAGCTGCGCCGTATGTATTGACGATCATCGTACTAGTTGTTTTCTTAGGAAAAGCATCTGGACCAAAAGCAATTGGGAAAAACTACATCAAATCAAAATAA
- a CDS encoding ABC transporter ATP-binding protein: MAQENYVIEMRNITKQFGTFKANDNINLTVRPGEIHALLGENGAGKSTLMNILSGLLEPTSGEIFMNGSKVTINGPTAANRLGIGMVHQHFMLVDAFTVTENIVLGSEPTNAGILDRKKATAEIKRVSEQYGLSVDPGAYIRDISVGAQQRVEILKTLYRGADVLIFDEPTAVLTPQEIDELIEIMQGLVQEGKSIILITHKLDEIKKVADRCTVIRRGQSIDTVNVKDVSSQQLADMMVGRSVSFKTEKKPAEPKEVVLSIKDLVVKESRGLDAVKGLSLDVRAGEVVGIAGIDGNGQTELIQALTGLRKAESGSVELKGETITNKNPRTITEAGVGHVPEDRHKYGLILDMTLAENIALQTYYKKPLSNNGVLNYNQINSYARRLIEEYDVRTVNELVPAKALSGGNQQKAIIAREIDRDPDLLIVSQPTRGLDVGAIEYIHKRLIEQRDKDKAVLVVSFELDEILNVSDRIAVIHSGKIVGIVDPKETSENELGLLMAGYSLEEARAELNQKAGEAVE, from the coding sequence GTGGCTCAGGAAAACTATGTAATTGAGATGCGCAATATCACTAAGCAATTTGGAACGTTTAAGGCCAATGATAATATCAACTTAACTGTTCGGCCAGGAGAAATTCACGCATTGCTTGGAGAAAATGGTGCAGGTAAATCGACCTTGATGAATATTTTATCAGGTTTGTTGGAACCAACCTCAGGTGAAATATTTATGAATGGTTCAAAAGTAACGATCAATGGACCGACGGCAGCAAATCGCTTGGGAATCGGAATGGTTCATCAACACTTTATGTTGGTAGATGCTTTTACAGTAACTGAAAATATTGTGCTCGGAAGTGAGCCGACAAATGCGGGGATATTAGACCGTAAAAAAGCAACAGCAGAAATCAAACGTGTTTCTGAACAATATGGTTTGTCCGTAGATCCAGGAGCATATATTCGAGACATCTCTGTTGGTGCGCAGCAGCGTGTAGAAATTTTGAAAACGTTGTATCGTGGAGCAGATGTATTGATTTTTGATGAACCGACTGCTGTTTTGACACCTCAAGAAATCGACGAACTGATCGAGATCATGCAGGGATTAGTTCAAGAAGGTAAATCAATTATCTTGATCACACATAAGTTAGATGAAATCAAAAAAGTAGCAGATCGTTGTACGGTTATTCGCCGTGGACAAAGTATCGATACAGTCAATGTGAAGGATGTTTCTTCCCAACAGCTGGCAGATATGATGGTGGGACGTTCTGTTTCGTTTAAAACAGAAAAGAAACCGGCAGAACCAAAAGAAGTCGTTCTTTCGATCAAAGATTTGGTAGTAAAAGAAAGTCGCGGATTGGATGCTGTTAAAGGTCTTAGCTTAGATGTACGTGCTGGCGAAGTCGTTGGGATTGCGGGGATCGATGGTAATGGTCAAACGGAATTGATCCAAGCGCTGACTGGCTTACGCAAGGCAGAAAGTGGTTCAGTCGAACTTAAAGGTGAAACGATCACGAATAAAAATCCTCGTACGATCACCGAAGCAGGAGTGGGCCATGTGCCGGAAGACCGCCATAAATATGGCTTGATTTTAGATATGACACTGGCTGAAAATATCGCATTGCAAACCTACTATAAAAAACCATTAAGCAACAATGGCGTTTTGAATTATAATCAAATCAATTCCTATGCACGTCGCCTGATAGAAGAATATGATGTACGGACTGTAAATGAATTGGTACCGGCTAAAGCATTATCAGGTGGGAATCAGCAAAAAGCGATCATTGCTCGTGAGATCGATCGTGATCCAGATTTACTGATTGTTTCACAGCCAACTCGTGGTTTGGATGTGGGCGCTATCGAATACATCCATAAACGTTTGATCGAACAACGGGATAAAGATAAAGCAGTATTAGTTGTGAGTTTTGAGCTGGATGAAATTTTAAATGTTTCTGATCGGATCGCTGTTATTCATTCAGGGAAGATCGTTGGGATCGTCGATCCAAAAGAAACAAGTGAAAATGAATTAGGGCTCTTGATGGCAGGTTATTCATTAGAAGAAGCTAGAGCCGAATTGAATCAAAAGGCAGGTGAGGCAGTTGAATAA